In one Neobacillus sp. CF12 genomic region, the following are encoded:
- a CDS encoding tetratricopeptide repeat protein: MDKNQLGVQYMQEGKWEEAAKIFNEIIEENPNDPIAYINFGNVLSAVGDDEKALKFYEKAIQLDENTAAAYYSAGNIYFTNDKFDQAKKMFELAMKKGLNTSDNYFMLGLTLMQLDQGKFALPYLQRSVELNEEDAEARFQYGLCLAQLELIDEAIVQFEKCIQLDDEHTDAYYNLGVSYAFKEKADKALAMFDRALEIQPDHLLAGHAKKLIESAK; the protein is encoded by the coding sequence ATGGATAAAAACCAATTAGGTGTTCAATACATGCAAGAGGGCAAATGGGAAGAGGCAGCTAAAATCTTTAATGAAATCATTGAAGAAAATCCGAATGATCCGATTGCTTACATAAATTTTGGCAATGTGCTTTCCGCTGTTGGGGATGATGAGAAGGCATTGAAATTTTATGAAAAGGCTATTCAATTAGATGAAAATACGGCAGCGGCCTATTATAGTGCCGGTAATATATATTTTACCAACGACAAGTTTGACCAAGCTAAGAAGATGTTTGAACTGGCGATGAAAAAAGGGCTTAACACAAGTGATAATTATTTCATGTTAGGGTTAACGCTCATGCAACTGGATCAGGGGAAATTTGCACTTCCCTACTTACAAAGAAGTGTCGAACTGAATGAAGAGGATGCGGAAGCACGTTTTCAGTATGGTTTATGCCTGGCGCAACTAGAATTAATCGATGAGGCAATTGTTCAATTTGAAAAATGTATACAATTAGATGACGAGCATACAGATGCTTATTATAATCTAGGCGTGTCCTATGCTTTTAAAGAGAAAGCAGACAAAGCTTTAGCAATGTTCGACCGAGCACTTGAAATACAGCCAGATCATCTTCTAGCAGGACATGCGAAAAAGTTAATCGAATCAGCAAAATAA
- a CDS encoding Rrf2 family transcriptional regulator produces MRISTKGRYGLTIMVELAKNHGEGPTSLKSIAQANDLSEHYLEQLIAPLRNAGLVKSIRGAYGGYILADIPTKITAGDVIRVLEGPITLVEGIEDEEPAQRELWIRIRDAIKSVLDNTTLDDLASHSNDTETDGYMFYI; encoded by the coding sequence ATGAGAATTTCTACAAAAGGTCGTTATGGATTAACAATTATGGTTGAATTAGCAAAAAATCACGGAGAGGGACCAACTTCTTTAAAGTCGATTGCTCAAGCAAACGACTTATCTGAACATTATCTTGAACAGTTGATTGCCCCCTTAAGAAATGCAGGCTTAGTAAAAAGCATCCGTGGTGCATATGGTGGTTATATTCTAGCAGATATCCCAACTAAAATTACCGCTGGTGATGTCATACGTGTTCTTGAAGGACCGATTACCCTTGTCGAAGGAATCGAGGATGAGGAGCCTGCACAACGCGAACTTTGGATTCGTATACGGGACGCAATTAAATCCGTTCTTGATAATACTACTCTTGATGATTTAGCCAGTCATAGCAACGATACTGAAACAGACGGTTATATGTTTTACATTTAA
- a CDS encoding ABC transporter ATP-binding protein — translation MESIVVIKNVTKVIKGRTIIDNISFEVNKGEVFGFLGPNGAGKTTTIRMIVGLMDITSGDITIDGYSIKAKFEDAVRHVGAIVENPEMYKFLSGYQNLVHYARMVKGITKEKIDETVKLVGLSERIHDKVKTYSLGMRQRLGLAQCLLHDPKVLILDEPTNGLDPAGIREIRDYIRRLARERNMAVIVSSHILSEMEMMCDRIGIIQNGRLIDVQLIQEFVHGTNASFEFEVIPSEKAITLLKNNFPNIPVTPSRNGITMELAKKEVPEMVKAFVEEEIQVFGIREVSKTLEDRFLEVTSDKGAIEHD, via the coding sequence TTGGAATCAATTGTCGTTATAAAAAATGTTACCAAAGTAATTAAAGGAAGAACGATTATAGATAATATTAGTTTTGAAGTTAATAAAGGTGAAGTCTTCGGTTTTCTTGGTCCAAATGGAGCGGGTAAAACAACCACTATTCGAATGATTGTTGGCCTAATGGATATTACTTCAGGTGATATCACGATCGATGGGTATAGTATCAAAGCAAAGTTTGAAGACGCCGTAAGACATGTAGGCGCCATTGTTGAAAATCCTGAAATGTACAAATTTCTCAGTGGGTACCAAAACCTAGTCCACTATGCACGAATGGTAAAAGGGATTACAAAAGAAAAGATTGATGAGACGGTAAAACTAGTGGGATTATCAGAGAGGATCCACGATAAAGTCAAAACCTACTCTCTTGGCATGCGGCAAAGACTAGGATTGGCCCAATGTCTTTTGCACGATCCCAAGGTGTTGATTTTGGATGAGCCGACAAACGGACTAGATCCTGCAGGAATAAGAGAAATTCGGGATTACATCCGTCGCCTTGCAAGGGAAAGAAATATGGCAGTAATTGTATCAAGCCACATCCTTTCAGAAATGGAAATGATGTGCGATCGCATCGGTATCATTCAAAATGGCCGTCTTATTGATGTCCAATTGATACAGGAATTTGTACATGGGACAAATGCAAGTTTTGAGTTCGAGGTTATTCCTAGTGAAAAAGCAATAACCCTGCTGAAAAACAACTTCCCTAATATCCCTGTAACTCCTTCACGAAATGGTATTACGATGGAACTTGCTAAGAAAGAAGTGCCTGAAATGGTAAAGGCTTTTGTTGAAGAGGAGATTCAAGTGTTTGGTATAAGGGAAGTTTCCAAAACATTAGAGGACCGTTTCCTCGAAGTGACGTCAGATAAGGGGGCGATCGAACATGATTAA
- a CDS encoding ABC transporter permease, which yields MINLIRNELMKIFRRPGTYVMIAILVVIVSITGIFMKYNLVEEEPNVTEEWKPVLQQENEALKKQLESSQIKLEQEYYKKQIAINEYRIENNIPFREKYNVWSFVKDSSELILLAGLFTIVISAGIVASEFNWGTIKLLLIRPINRTKILLSKYLTVLLFALLMVGILFGFSALLGAILFGVPEQTLPYLNYFNGRVTEQHIVVYLINYYGLGSIEMIMLSTMAFMISSVFRNSSLAIGLSLFLMFTGSQFTALLSMKFDWAKYILFANTNLMQYIEGTPLLEGMTMSFSIIMLIIYFVIFQLLAFYVFKKRDVAA from the coding sequence ATGATTAATTTAATTCGCAATGAATTAATGAAAATTTTCAGAAGACCTGGTACGTATGTGATGATTGCAATACTCGTAGTGATTGTCTCTATAACTGGGATTTTTATGAAGTATAATCTGGTTGAAGAAGAACCTAATGTGACGGAAGAATGGAAACCGGTCCTACAACAAGAAAACGAGGCACTGAAAAAACAATTAGAATCTAGTCAAATTAAATTGGAGCAGGAATACTATAAAAAACAAATTGCGATCAATGAATATAGAATCGAGAATAATATCCCTTTTCGAGAAAAGTATAATGTCTGGTCATTTGTAAAAGACAGTTCAGAACTCATTCTATTAGCAGGTTTATTTACGATTGTGATCTCTGCGGGAATTGTTGCCAGCGAATTTAATTGGGGAACGATTAAGCTGCTGCTAATCCGCCCTATTAACCGAACAAAAATATTATTATCAAAGTATTTAACTGTATTGTTGTTTGCGTTGTTAATGGTAGGCATCTTATTTGGATTTTCAGCCTTACTAGGCGCCATACTTTTTGGAGTCCCAGAACAAACACTTCCCTATTTAAACTATTTTAATGGAAGAGTAACAGAGCAGCACATCGTCGTTTATTTAATAAATTATTATGGATTAGGTTCGATTGAGATGATTATGCTGTCTACAATGGCTTTCATGATTTCATCTGTTTTCCGAAATAGCTCCTTAGCGATAGGGTTATCGTTATTTTTAATGTTCACGGGCAGCCAATTTACGGCACTTTTGTCCATGAAGTTTGATTGGGCAAAATACATTTTATTTGCCAACACCAATTTAATGCAGTATATCGAGGGAACCCCGCTGCTAGAGGGGATGACGATGTCATTCTCTATCATTATGCTAATCATTTACTTCGTGATTTTTCAACTATTGGCTTTCTATGTGTTTAAAAAGAGAGATGTGGCTGCATAA
- a CDS encoding YrzQ family protein → MNKVMTSVVAFGVGMAAYNMAKRNNMMSGRQMKRMSRKVKRALF, encoded by the coding sequence ATGAATAAAGTGATGACTTCGGTTGTTGCATTTGGTGTTGGAATGGCAGCCTATAATATGGCAAAAAGAAATAACATGATGTCTGGCCGTCAAATGAAACGAATGTCAAGAAAAGTAAAGAGAGCTTTATTCTAA
- a CDS encoding cysteine desulfurase family protein → MERIYLDHAATTPMHPRVIEKMMEVMNNNFGNPSSIHSFGREARHYIDLARETLARSIGAKENEIIFTSGGTESDNMALFGVAESYQHKGKHIITTQVEHHAVLHACQRLEKMGFEVTYLPVDETGKISLSDLSEALREDTILVSVMYGNNEVGTIQPIKEIGELVSSHQAVFHTDAVQAYGIEEINVNELHVDLLSVSAHKINGPKGTGFLYVRDKVKLVPRAYGGEQERKRRAGTENVAAIVGFQEAVKVANEDMLMKQESYQVFKKTFIEHLIEHSIEFSINGLLENSLPHVLNLSFPGTNVEAMLVNLDLAGIAVSSGSACTAGSIEPSHVLVAMFGKESERLINSIRFSFGFNTTDDQIIKAAEETIRIVSRLKK, encoded by the coding sequence ATGGAAAGAATCTATCTCGACCATGCTGCTACCACTCCGATGCACCCAAGAGTAATTGAAAAAATGATGGAAGTTATGAATAATAACTTTGGAAATCCATCTAGCATTCACTCGTTCGGAAGAGAAGCACGGCACTATATAGACTTGGCACGAGAAACATTGGCTAGGAGTATTGGCGCAAAGGAAAATGAAATTATTTTTACAAGCGGCGGTACAGAAAGCGATAATATGGCCTTATTTGGCGTTGCTGAAAGCTATCAGCATAAAGGGAAGCATATCATCACTACTCAAGTAGAACACCATGCTGTGCTGCATGCCTGTCAGCGTTTAGAAAAAATGGGCTTTGAAGTAACGTATTTGCCTGTAGATGAAACAGGTAAAATATCTCTTAGTGACTTAAGTGAAGCATTGAGAGAAGATACTATCTTGGTCTCCGTTATGTATGGAAATAATGAAGTTGGAACCATCCAGCCAATAAAAGAAATTGGCGAACTTGTATCATCACATCAAGCAGTGTTTCACACTGACGCTGTCCAGGCATATGGAATCGAAGAAATAAATGTGAATGAACTTCATGTTGATTTATTGTCTGTGTCTGCACATAAGATTAATGGACCAAAGGGCACCGGTTTTCTATATGTACGTGACAAGGTTAAATTGGTACCGCGTGCCTATGGCGGAGAGCAGGAAAGAAAAAGACGAGCAGGTACGGAAAATGTTGCTGCTATTGTCGGTTTTCAGGAAGCTGTAAAAGTTGCAAATGAAGATATGTTAATGAAACAGGAAAGTTATCAGGTATTTAAGAAGACCTTTATAGAGCACTTAATAGAACATAGTATAGAATTTTCCATAAACGGATTGCTTGAAAATTCACTGCCTCATGTATTAAACTTAAGCTTTCCGGGAACGAACGTGGAAGCAATGCTGGTGAATCTTGATTTAGCCGGGATAGCTGTTTCAAGTGGTTCGGCATGCACTGCTGGTTCAATTGAACCTTCCCATGTCCTGGTTGCCATGTTTGGTAAAGAATCAGAAAGGTTGATCAATTCGATTCGTTTCAGCTTTGGGTTTAATACAACAGATGACCAAATTATCAAGGCTGCTGAAGAAACGATAAGAATTGTTTCACGTCTGAAAAAATAA
- a CDS encoding ATP-dependent RecD-like DNA helicase, which translates to MDKQSTLDLFAEQGKFVKGKHLVTIFHNEQNLYTVLRIRVEETNHEYDDKEAVITGYFPKIHEQETYIFFGEFKDHPKFGLQFHTKHFRKDIPQTKQGVAAYLSSEMFKGIGKKTAENIVETLGENAISKILNQPSLLDSVPKLPPEKAKMLYDTLMEHQGLEQVMVALNQYGFGPQLSMRMYQTYKDETLDIIQKNPYKLVEDIEGIGFGRADELGYQLGISGNHPDRIKAACLYSLENESMQTGHVYVHVEDLLIQVKNLLEENKRDQIEFTDISTEILKLEEEGKLIGEEKRVYLPTLYFAEKGLVTSIKKILEQTEYNEQFPESEFLLALGNLEERLKVQYAPTQREAIQTALMSPMLILTGGPGTGKTTVIKGIVELYAELHGCSLELKDYHKKDEPFPFLLAAPTGRAAKRMSESTGLPAVTIHRLLGFNRTEGYDLEDASPLEGKILIVDETSMLDIWLANQLFKALPDNIQVILVGDEDQLPSVGPGQVLKDLLRSEVVPTVRLTDIYRQAEGSSIIELAHDIKKGYLPPDVTMKQPDRSFIKCSTVQIPQVIEKVALNAKSKGYSARDIQVLAPMYRGPAGIDRLNVLLQEIFNPNPDGTRKEIVYGEVKYRIGDKVLQLVNQPESNVFNGDIGEIISIIYAKENTEKQDMVYISYEGNEVEYSRQDLNQITHAYCCSVHKSQGSEFPIVILPITRSYFRMLRRNLIYTAITRSKQSLILCGEEEALRMGVERADELSRQTTLSQKLQEMISVKVSTTDEEPDDGTILSAEERLMQVNPMIGMENLTPYDFMVND; encoded by the coding sequence ATGGATAAGCAAAGCACGCTTGATTTATTTGCCGAACAAGGTAAGTTCGTTAAAGGAAAACATCTCGTTACGATTTTTCATAATGAGCAAAATCTTTACACGGTATTAAGAATTCGTGTGGAAGAAACGAATCATGAATATGATGACAAGGAAGCTGTAATCACTGGTTATTTTCCAAAAATTCATGAGCAGGAGACCTATATTTTCTTTGGCGAGTTTAAGGATCATCCTAAGTTTGGCTTACAATTTCACACAAAGCATTTTCGTAAAGATATACCGCAAACAAAGCAAGGGGTGGCAGCTTATTTATCAAGTGAAATGTTTAAAGGGATTGGGAAAAAGACAGCAGAAAATATTGTTGAAACATTAGGAGAAAATGCGATTTCGAAAATTCTAAATCAACCTTCCCTGCTTGATTCTGTTCCAAAGCTTCCTCCTGAAAAGGCGAAAATGCTTTACGATACCCTAATGGAGCACCAAGGTCTCGAGCAAGTAATGGTAGCCTTAAATCAATATGGTTTCGGACCTCAACTTTCAATGAGGATGTATCAAACCTATAAGGATGAAACGCTTGATATTATTCAAAAGAATCCTTATAAGCTTGTTGAAGATATAGAGGGGATTGGTTTTGGCCGGGCAGACGAGTTGGGCTATCAGTTAGGGATTTCGGGTAATCACCCAGACCGTATAAAAGCAGCCTGTCTTTACTCCCTCGAGAACGAAAGCATGCAGACAGGTCATGTATATGTTCATGTCGAGGATTTGCTGATACAGGTTAAAAATCTGCTTGAGGAAAATAAACGCGATCAAATTGAATTCACCGATATTTCGACAGAGATTTTGAAACTTGAAGAAGAGGGTAAATTAATTGGTGAAGAAAAGCGTGTTTACTTGCCTACTTTGTATTTTGCAGAAAAAGGACTTGTTACCAGTATTAAAAAAATACTTGAACAAACTGAATATAACGAGCAATTTCCCGAATCTGAATTTTTGTTGGCATTAGGGAATCTTGAGGAAAGACTAAAGGTACAATATGCTCCGACACAAAGAGAAGCCATTCAAACTGCATTAATGTCTCCAATGTTAATTTTAACAGGGGGTCCTGGAACAGGGAAAACCACGGTTATTAAAGGAATCGTTGAGCTTTATGCTGAATTGCATGGCTGTTCATTGGAGCTTAAGGATTATCATAAAAAGGATGAACCCTTTCCGTTTTTGCTAGCAGCTCCAACGGGAAGAGCGGCCAAACGAATGAGTGAATCGACAGGACTACCGGCAGTCACCATTCACCGCTTACTTGGCTTTAATCGGACAGAGGGATATGATCTTGAAGATGCAAGTCCACTCGAGGGTAAAATCCTTATTGTTGATGAGACCTCTATGTTAGATATTTGGCTGGCAAATCAATTATTTAAGGCACTTCCAGATAATATTCAGGTTATCCTTGTTGGGGATGAAGATCAGCTTCCATCTGTGGGACCTGGTCAAGTATTAAAGGATTTATTAAGGTCTGAAGTTGTACCAACTGTTAGACTAACCGATATTTATCGCCAGGCTGAAGGGTCATCCATTATTGAACTAGCCCATGACATTAAAAAAGGTTATTTGCCTCCAGATGTTACTATGAAGCAGCCAGACCGTTCTTTTATCAAATGTTCAACGGTCCAGATTCCTCAGGTCATTGAAAAAGTAGCACTGAATGCCAAAAGCAAAGGATATTCAGCAAGGGATATTCAAGTTTTGGCACCGATGTATAGAGGTCCAGCAGGCATTGATCGATTAAATGTCTTATTACAAGAAATCTTCAATCCAAACCCAGACGGTACACGCAAGGAAATTGTCTATGGTGAAGTAAAATATCGCATTGGTGATAAAGTACTACAGCTTGTAAACCAGCCAGAAAGTAATGTTTTTAACGGAGATATTGGAGAAATTATTTCTATTATCTATGCAAAGGAAAATACGGAAAAACAAGATATGGTATACATTTCCTACGAAGGAAATGAAGTCGAATATTCAAGACAGGATTTGAATCAAATTACGCATGCCTATTGTTGTTCGGTACATAAATCTCAGGGAAGTGAATTCCCAATCGTCATTCTTCCCATTACCAGAAGTTATTTTCGAATGTTACGTAGAAATCTCATCTATACGGCTATTACGAGGAGCAAACAGTCACTGATTCTGTGTGGTGAAGAAGAAGCACTTAGGATGGGGGTTGAAAGGGCAGATGAACTAAGCCGGCAAACCACTTTATCCCAAAAGCTGCAAGAGATGATCTCGGTTAAGGTATCCACCACCGACGAAGAGCCTGATGATGGAACGATTCTTTCTGCTGAGGAAAGATTAATGCAAGTTAATCCAATGATTGGCATGGAAAACCTTACACCTTATGATTTCATGGTAAATGACTGA
- a CDS encoding PRC-barrel domain-containing protein, translating into MRTFSLLKGQPVFESKTGAKIGEITDLYITSEGVVTGLLVKKGVFFKHTYFLDIQDVASFGWDGVMIEDDDSLERLKTNPEYTLNHQHSLNGKMLISKSGESLGLLQDVYFHEELGTIVGYEITDGFFSDITEGKQIIQSEKPPAIGKDAIIVDVNHS; encoded by the coding sequence TTGCGAACATTTTCTTTATTGAAAGGACAGCCGGTTTTCGAATCAAAAACGGGAGCGAAAATTGGTGAAATTACTGATTTGTACATCACGAGTGAAGGGGTCGTAACAGGCCTTTTGGTCAAGAAAGGCGTTTTCTTCAAACACACCTATTTTCTGGACATTCAAGATGTAGCATCGTTTGGCTGGGATGGGGTCATGATTGAAGATGATGATTCTCTTGAACGACTTAAAACAAATCCAGAATATACCCTTAACCACCAACACTCTCTGAACGGCAAAATGCTTATTTCAAAAAGTGGAGAGTCACTAGGATTGTTACAGGACGTATATTTTCATGAAGAATTGGGCACAATCGTAGGGTACGAAATTACGGATGGTTTCTTTTCGGATATAACAGAAGGGAAACAGATAATACAATCCGAGAAGCCCCCTGCGATCGGAAAGGATGCCATCATCGTAGACGTAAATCATTCGTGA
- the mnmA gene encoding tRNA 2-thiouridine(34) synthase MnmA — protein MDNREPKDIRVVVGMSGGVDSSVAALLLKQQGYDVIGIFMKNWDDTDDTGFCTATEDYDDVIRVCNQIGIPYYAVNFEKQYWDKVFTYFLEEYKAGRTPNPDVMCNKEIKFKAFLEHAVNLGADYLATGHYAQVEYRDGEYKMLRGKDENKDQTYFLNQLNQEQLSKVMFPIGNLEKSRVREIAKEANLATATKKDSTGICFIGERNFKEFLGQYLPAQPGNMETMDGEVKGKHDGLMYHTIGQRHGLGIGGSGEPWFAIGKDLKRNILYVGQGFHNEKLYSDSIIADNVSWVSDQEKSAEFTCTAKFRYRQDDNKVTVQLMDNNKVKVIFDEPIRAVTPGQAVVFYNGDECLGGGTIDEVYKDGQRLTYVG, from the coding sequence ATGGATAATAGAGAACCAAAGGATATAAGAGTTGTTGTTGGGATGTCAGGCGGTGTTGACTCCTCCGTTGCGGCACTTTTGTTGAAGCAACAAGGCTATGATGTTATCGGAATCTTTATGAAAAACTGGGATGATACCGACGATACTGGCTTTTGTACAGCAACCGAAGATTATGACGATGTGATTCGTGTATGCAATCAAATTGGTATTCCTTATTACGCGGTTAATTTTGAAAAACAATATTGGGACAAGGTATTTACCTATTTCCTTGAAGAATATAAGGCTGGGCGTACGCCTAATCCTGATGTTATGTGTAACAAAGAAATTAAATTTAAAGCCTTTCTCGAGCATGCGGTCAATTTAGGAGCAGACTATTTAGCAACAGGTCATTATGCTCAGGTGGAGTACCGTGACGGAGAATACAAAATGCTCCGAGGGAAAGATGAAAATAAGGACCAAACTTATTTCTTAAATCAATTGAACCAAGAGCAGCTAAGTAAAGTCATGTTCCCAATTGGTAATCTTGAAAAATCTAGAGTGCGTGAGATTGCTAAGGAAGCAAATCTTGCTACAGCGACGAAAAAAGACAGTACGGGGATTTGCTTTATTGGGGAACGTAACTTTAAAGAATTCCTAGGTCAGTACCTTCCGGCGCAGCCAGGAAACATGGAAACAATGGATGGAGAGGTTAAGGGCAAGCATGATGGCTTAATGTACCATACCATCGGGCAGCGTCATGGCTTAGGAATCGGTGGTTCAGGAGAGCCATGGTTTGCGATTGGCAAGGATTTAAAAAGAAATATCCTTTATGTTGGACAAGGCTTCCATAATGAAAAATTGTATTCGGACTCGATTATTGCCGACAACGTAAGTTGGGTTTCTGACCAGGAAAAGTCTGCAGAATTTACTTGTACGGCAAAATTCAGATACCGTCAGGATGACAATAAAGTTACCGTTCAGCTAATGGATAACAATAAGGTTAAAGTTATCTTTGATGAACCCATTCGTGCGGTGACACCTGGACAGGCTGTTGTTTTTTACAATGGTGACGAGTGTCTTGGCGGCGGAACCATTGATGAAGTATATAAAGATGGACAACGTTTGACATATGTAGGATAA
- a CDS encoding replication-associated recombination protein A, whose product MQQKPLAFRMRPRTIEEVVGQEHLVGEDKIIARMVKAKQLTSMILYGPPGIGKTSIASAIAGSTKYAFRTLNAVTNNKKDMEIVAAEAKMSGKVILLLDEVHRLDKGKQDFLLPFLENGMITLIGATTSNPYHAINPAIRSRCQIFELKPLTPDAVKLALVRAIEDEERGYGKLKIDITEEALTHFAAASNGDVRSSLNALELAVLSTDKNDEQVIHIDLKTAEECMQKKSFGSDKDGDGHYDVLSAFQKSIRGSDVNAALHYLGRLIEAGDLQSISRRLLVIAYEDVGLASPQAGARTLAAIETSERIGLPEARIPLANAVIELCLSPKSNSAVIAISEALSDIQKGNIGEVPDHLRDAHYKGAKELGRGIGYLYPHDYESGWVPQQYLPNKLKNKQYYQPKKTGKFEQALAIVYEKLIRKK is encoded by the coding sequence ATGCAGCAAAAGCCGCTAGCATTTCGAATGCGCCCTAGAACAATTGAAGAAGTCGTAGGTCAGGAGCACCTAGTGGGCGAGGATAAAATCATTGCCCGAATGGTGAAAGCAAAGCAGCTGACATCGATGATATTATATGGACCGCCTGGTATCGGGAAAACATCTATTGCCAGTGCGATTGCTGGAAGTACAAAATATGCTTTTCGTACCCTTAATGCTGTCACAAACAATAAAAAAGACATGGAAATCGTTGCGGCCGAGGCAAAAATGTCTGGGAAGGTAATACTGCTCCTAGATGAAGTCCATCGACTTGATAAAGGGAAACAGGATTTCCTATTACCTTTTTTAGAAAATGGAATGATAACGCTAATTGGAGCAACCACCAGTAACCCTTATCATGCCATTAATCCTGCAATTCGCAGCAGGTGTCAAATTTTTGAACTTAAGCCGCTGACTCCAGATGCAGTGAAACTTGCATTAGTCCGTGCCATAGAAGACGAAGAACGTGGTTACGGGAAATTAAAGATTGATATTACAGAAGAGGCATTAACACATTTTGCTGCAGCCTCTAATGGGGATGTCCGCAGCTCTTTAAATGCTTTAGAACTGGCTGTGCTATCTACAGACAAAAATGATGAACAAGTCATCCATATTGATCTAAAAACGGCAGAAGAATGCATGCAAAAAAAAAGCTTTGGTTCGGATAAAGATGGAGATGGACACTATGATGTACTATCAGCCTTTCAGAAGTCGATCCGCGGTAGTGATGTAAATGCAGCTCTGCACTATCTTGGCAGATTAATTGAAGCCGGGGACCTGCAAAGCATTAGCAGGCGGCTACTCGTAATTGCTTATGAAGACGTTGGACTAGCCAGTCCTCAGGCAGGGGCACGTACATTGGCTGCTATTGAAACTTCGGAGAGAATCGGTTTACCTGAAGCAAGAATCCCTTTGGCTAACGCTGTCATTGAGTTATGCTTGTCACCGAAATCAAATTCAGCTGTTATCGCCATTAGTGAAGCTCTTTCAGATATCCAAAAAGGAAACATTGGTGAAGTGCCAGATCATTTGCGGGATGCTCATTATAAGGGTGCAAAAGAACTAGGAAGAGGTATTGGCTACTTATACCCACATGATTATGAATCGGGCTGGGTACCTCAGCAATATTTGCCTAATAAATTAAAGAATAAACAATATTATCAACCTAAGAAAACAGGCAAGTTTGAACAAGCACTTGCCATTGTTTATGAGAAACTTATACGCAAAAAATAA
- a CDS encoding tRNA threonylcarbamoyladenosine dehydratase, whose amino-acid sequence MLHQFSRNELAIGKEGLDIMKNSTVAVLGIGGVGSFAAEALARSGVGRLILVDKDTVDITNVNRQLIALLSTVGQPKAELMKERIKDINPDCEVIALKMFYTEETYEEFFNYGLDFVVDASDTIIYKIHLMKECLNRNIPIISSMGAANKMDPTRFKIADISKTHTDPIAKVIRTKLRKERIHKGIPVVFSDESPIVIREDVKKEVGNANAPIRKAQMPPSSNAFVPSACGLIMASYVVRELLADIKITRVADEK is encoded by the coding sequence ATGCTGCATCAATTTTCTCGTAATGAACTTGCCATTGGCAAAGAAGGTCTAGATATCATGAAAAACAGTACTGTAGCTGTGCTAGGAATTGGCGGTGTTGGCTCATTTGCGGCAGAAGCACTTGCTCGTTCTGGGGTGGGACGCTTGATACTTGTTGATAAAGATACAGTTGATATCACGAATGTTAACCGTCAACTCATCGCGCTATTATCAACGGTTGGTCAGCCAAAAGCTGAACTGATGAAAGAGCGGATTAAAGATATCAATCCTGATTGTGAAGTCATAGCCTTAAAAATGTTTTACACGGAAGAGACATATGAAGAATTTTTTAACTATGGCTTGGACTTCGTTGTTGATGCTTCTGATACCATTATTTATAAAATTCATCTAATGAAAGAATGCTTAAACAGAAATATTCCGATTATCTCGAGTATGGGTGCCGCTAACAAAATGGACCCTACACGCTTTAAAATTGCCGATATCTCAAAAACACATACAGACCCAATCGCAAAAGTAATTCGCACGAAACTTCGTAAAGAAAGAATCCACAAGGGCATTCCAGTGGTCTTTTCTGATGAAAGTCCGATTGTGATTCGTGAAGATGTCAAAAAAGAGGTCGGGAATGCAAACGCGCCAATTCGAAAAGCACAAATGCCGCCTTCCTCTAATGCTTTCGTCCCATCTGCTTGTGGATTAATCATGGCAAGCTATGTAGTAAGAGAGTTGTTAGCAGATATCAAAATCACACGAGTTGCGGACGAAAAATAG